The Ectothiorhodospiraceae bacterium 2226 region CGGGCCCATCAACCTCGCCGCCATCGACGAGTACGAGCAGCAGTCCGAGCGCAAGCGCTACCTGGACGCCCAGCACGCCGACCTGTCGGAGGCGCTGGCGACGCTGGAAGACGCGATCCGCAAGATCGACCGTGAAACGCGCACCCGCTTCAAGGAGACCTTCGACAAGGTCAACAGCGGGCTGCAGAGCATGTTCCCCCGCTTGTTCGGCGGCGGGCATGCGTATCTCGAACTGACCGGCGACGACCTGCTCGACACCGGCGTCACCGTGATGGCGCGCCCGCCCGGCAAGCGCAACAGCACCATTCATCTGCTGTCCGGCGGCGAGAAGGCGCTCACCGCGGTGGCGCTGGTGTTCGCCATCTTCGAGCTGAACCCTGCGCCGTTTTGTATGCTGGACGAGGTCGACGCGCCGCTGGACGAGGCGAACGTGGGGCGCTTCTGCACCCTGGTGCGCGAGATGTCGGAGCGCATTCAGTTCATCTTTATCAGCCATAACAAGGCGACCATGGAGATGGCCCACCACCTGATGGGCGTCACCATGACCGAGCCGGGCGTGTCGCGCCTGGTGGCGGTGGACGTGGAAGAGGCCGCGGAACTCGCCGCGGTCTGAACAACAACCGAGGGAGCGAGACGATGGACGGTCTGCGTTGGACCCTGCTGGCCATCGCGGTGGTGATCATCGCGGGTATTTATTGGTGGGGGCGCCGGGAATGGCACCGCCGCGCCCAGCGGGACGAGCTCCTGCCGTCGGAGCGGGGGGGCGAGTGGGGGGAGATCTCCGAAGACGTCCTGATGGCCGAGGAGTTCGAACGCCTGTCGGGCATGATCTCGGCCGATCGGGGCGATCAACAGTCGCCGGCGCAGCCCGCGCGCCCGGCCGCCGAGCCGGCGCCGGTGCGTCGCTCGCCGCCGCCACGTACGCAGAGCCTGCGCTCCCTGCTCAAGCGCCCGGCCGCCGCGCCGCCCGTGGCCCGGCCCGCCGCCGCGGCGGCGCCTGCGGAGCCCCGAACGGTCCCAGAGCCGCCGGCCGCGCGGCGACCGGCGGTCGCGAAACCGCAGGCGCAGCCGCGCAGCGGCACCGCCGAGCCGGCCCGGCCGGCGCCGGACGACTCCTTGATCATCGCGTTGCACGTGATGGCGCGGGATGTCCTGCTCGATGGCGAAGCGCTCGCCGCGGCGCTCGCGCAGGCGGATATGCAGTTCGGCGAGATGGGTATCTATCACCGCCATGACGCAAGCGGGGCGAGCCTGTTCAGCGCCGCCAATATGGTCAAGCCCGGCACGCTTACCCCGGAGGAACTGCCAGCCTTGCAGACGCCGGGCATCGCCTTGTTCATGCAGGCGCCGGGGCCGTTCGACGCGCGGGAGGTGTTCGAGGCGATGCTCGAGGCGGCCCATGGGATCGCGGCGCAGCTCGGCGCGGAACTCAACGATGAGACCCGCAGCGTGCTCACCCCGCAGACGGTGGCCCACCTGCGTGAGCGCATCGAGGCGTTCGAGTTCCGTCGCCGCGTCGGCGCGCGCGTGCGCTGAGGGCGCGGGCGGTGGTGCAAGCGACGTCGCGCGATGCGGTACAGACCCGCCTGCAGGCCCTGCGCGAGGCCATTCAGCACCATGACTACCGCTATTACGTGCTCGATGACCCGGAGATCTCCGACGCTGCCTACGACGCGCTGATGCAGGAGCTGCGCGAGCTGGAGGCCGCGCACCCCGAGCTGGTCACGCCCGACTCGCCCACGCAGCGGGTGGGCGGCGCGCCGCTCAAGCAGTTCGGGTCCGTGCGTCACGAGCTGCCCATGTTGTCGCTGGACAACGTGTTCAGCGAGGACGATTTGCGCGAGTTCGATCGGCGCACGCGCGAGCGTCTGGACGTGGAGGCCGTGGACTACGCCGCGGAGCCCAAGCTCGACGGGTTGGCGGTGAGCCTGCTGTACGAGGACGGCCTCTTGGTCCGCGCCGCCACGCGCGGCGACGGCGTGACGGGCGAAGACGTCACCCACAACATCCGCACCATACCCACCATACCGCTGCGCCTGCGCGGGCGCGGGTTTCCGTCCCGGTTGGAGGTGCGCGGTGAGGTGGTGATGACCCGCCAGGGCTTCGAGGCCTTGAACGCGCGCGCACGGGAGCGGGGCGACAAGGTGTTTGCCAATCCGCGCAATGCCGCGGCCGGCAGCCTGCGCCAGCTCGACCCCTCTGTCACCGCCCAGCGCCCGTTGGAGATCTTCTGCTACGGCACCGGCATTGCCGAAGGCGGCACGCTGCCCGACACCCACTCGGCAATACTCGACGGCCTCATCGAGTGGGGACTGCGGGTCAACGAGGAGCGCGCCGTGGTGCGCGGCTACGCAGGCTGCCTGGACTATTTCGAGCGCATCGGTGCGCGCCGTGCGGCGTTGCCCTACGAGATCGACGGGGTGGTGTACAAGGTCGATCGGCGCGATTGGCAGGCCGCGCTCGGGTTCGTGTCGCGCGCCCCGCGCTGGGCCGTGGCGCACAAGTTTCCGGCCGAAGAGGCCACCAGCGTGCTGAGCGACGTGTGGTTCAGCGTCGGGCGCACCGGCGCGCTGACGCCCGCGGCGCGGCTCGAGCCGGTGTTCGTCGGCGGGGTCACGGTGCGTAACGCCACGCTGCACAATATGGACGAGGTGCGCCGCAAGGACGTGCGCATCGGCGACACAGTGGTGGTGCGCCGCGCCGGCGACGTCATCCCCGAGGTGGTGCGCGTGGTGCCCGAGCTGCGGCCCAAGGACACGCGCGAAGTCGAACTGCCCGCGCATTGTCCGGTGTGCGGCTCGGAGGTGGTGCGCGCCGAGGGCGAGGCGGTTGCGCGCTGCTCGGGCGGGCTGTTCTGCGCGGCGCAGCGGCGTGAGTCACTCAAGCACTTCGCCTCGCGCCGGGCCATGGACATCGACGGCCTGGGCGAGCGCCTCATCGAGCAGGTGGTGGAGCGCGGCTGGGTGCGCGATCCGGCAGACCTGTACGAGCTCTCGGCCGCGCAGTGGGCAGAGCTCGAGCGCATGGGCGAGAAATCCGCGGCGAATCTGGTCGCGGCGCTGGATCACAGCCGCGAGACGACGCTGGCGCGTTTTCTGTTCGCAATCGGCGTGCGCGAGGTGGGCGAGGCGACCGCCAAGCAGTTGGCCGACCACTTCGGCAGTCTGGAGGCGATCATGGCGGCTGACGAGGAGGCCCTGCAGCAGGTGCCCGATGTAGGACCGATCGTGGCGGCGCACGTGGTGGCCTTCTTCCGGCAGGATCACAACCGCGAGGTGATCGCGCGCCTGCGCG contains the following coding sequences:
- the ligA gene encoding NAD-dependent DNA ligase LigA — encoded protein: MQATSRDAVQTRLQALREAIQHHDYRYYVLDDPEISDAAYDALMQELRELEAAHPELVTPDSPTQRVGGAPLKQFGSVRHELPMLSLDNVFSEDDLREFDRRTRERLDVEAVDYAAEPKLDGLAVSLLYEDGLLVRAATRGDGVTGEDVTHNIRTIPTIPLRLRGRGFPSRLEVRGEVVMTRQGFEALNARARERGDKVFANPRNAAAGSLRQLDPSVTAQRPLEIFCYGTGIAEGGTLPDTHSAILDGLIEWGLRVNEERAVVRGYAGCLDYFERIGARRAALPYEIDGVVYKVDRRDWQAALGFVSRAPRWAVAHKFPAEEATSVLSDVWFSVGRTGALTPAARLEPVFVGGVTVRNATLHNMDEVRRKDVRIGDTVVVRRAGDVIPEVVRVVPELRPKDTREVELPAHCPVCGSEVVRAEGEAVARCSGGLFCAAQRRESLKHFASRRAMDIDGLGERLIEQVVERGWVRDPADLYELSAAQWAELERMGEKSAANLVAALDHSRETTLARFLFAIGVREVGEATAKQLADHFGSLEAIMAADEEALQQVPDVGPIVAAHVVAFFRQDHNREVIARLRAAGVHWPESAPRPREALPLAGHTYVLTGTLDSMTREEAKGRLEALGAKVAGSVSRKTTAVIAGAEAGSKLTKAEALGVPVLDEQALHGLLREHEG
- the zipA gene encoding cell division protein ZipA — encoded protein: MDGLRWTLLAIAVVIIAGIYWWGRREWHRRAQRDELLPSERGGEWGEISEDVLMAEEFERLSGMISADRGDQQSPAQPARPAAEPAPVRRSPPPRTQSLRSLLKRPAAAPPVARPAAAAAPAEPRTVPEPPAARRPAVAKPQAQPRSGTAEPARPAPDDSLIIALHVMARDVLLDGEALAAALAQADMQFGEMGIYHRHDASGASLFSAANMVKPGTLTPEELPALQTPGIALFMQAPGPFDAREVFEAMLEAAHGIAAQLGAELNDETRSVLTPQTVAHLRERIEAFEFRRRVGARVR